In Nicotiana tabacum cultivar K326 chromosome 11, ASM71507v2, whole genome shotgun sequence, a single window of DNA contains:
- the LOC107815097 gene encoding non-specific lipid transfer protein GPI-anchored 14-like: protein MKKLSMVCMLVVTLAVAAMATIEDDEKDCADQLTTLAACIPYVSGTAKKPTPECCEDTQKVRAAKPKCLCVLIKESTDPSLGLPINTTLALQMPSACNIDAKVSDCPSILKLPADSPDAKIFKIAGADSTSTSSGTSTPASSSSSAGSDAKNSSTTTTGTSGVADQSISIMLTMALTSIALIFI from the exons atgaagaagttatcAATGGTCTGCATGTTGGTTGTGACATTAGCAGTAGCAGCAATGGCTACTATAGAAGACGACGAAAAAGACTGTGCAGACCAACTCACAACTCTAGCAGCATGCATTCCATATGTGAGTGGCACAGCAAAGAAGCCAACTCCTGAATGCTGTGAGGATACTCAGAAAGTTAGAGCTGCTAAGCCTAAATGCCTTTGTGTTCTTATCAAAGAGAGCACTGATCCCTCTTTAGGCCTTCCTATCAATACTACTTTGGCTCTTCAAATGCCCTCTGCTTGCAATATTGATGCCAAAGTCTCTGATTGCCCAT CAATACTGAAGCTACCAGCAGATTCACCAGATGCAAAGATCTTTAAAATAGCTGGTGCAGATTCCACTTCTACTTCCTCTGGAACCTCAACACCAGCTTCCTCTTCTAGTTCAGCAGGTTCAGACGCCAAGAATTCTAGCACTACAACTACAGGCACCAGTGGGGTTGCAGACCAGAGCATCAGCATAATGTTGACTATGGCACTGACATCAATTGCACTCATCTTCATTTAG